A window of the Pseudomonas fluorescens genome harbors these coding sequences:
- a CDS encoding class I SAM-dependent methyltransferase — protein MKDQVHHSAASGYKTAADTYVKGRPDYPPAVSEWLTGTLGLDGHKTVIDLGAGTGKFTGRLVATGAQVIAVEPVAQMLEKLSLAWPQVLAVSGTATDLPLPDASVDAVVCAQAFHWFASREALDEIARVLKPGGKLGLIWNLRDTRVDWVPKLDAIVNALEGDTPRFYTGEWRKAFPHPAFGPLQAEHFQHGHTGSPEDVIFNRVRSTSFIAALSDQQRTKIDEQIAELIAGEPQLRGRDVVTVPYETAAFVAVKNG, from the coding sequence ATGAAAGATCAGGTTCACCACTCGGCCGCCAGCGGCTACAAAACCGCCGCCGACACCTACGTCAAAGGCCGGCCCGACTATCCGCCGGCCGTCAGCGAATGGCTGACGGGCACACTGGGCCTCGATGGCCACAAGACCGTTATCGACCTCGGCGCCGGCACCGGCAAGTTCACCGGACGGCTGGTGGCGACCGGCGCCCAGGTAATTGCCGTGGAGCCGGTGGCGCAGATGCTGGAAAAACTGTCACTGGCCTGGCCGCAAGTGTTGGCCGTCAGCGGCACCGCAACGGATTTGCCGCTGCCCGACGCCTCGGTGGATGCCGTGGTCTGCGCGCAGGCCTTTCACTGGTTTGCCAGTCGCGAGGCACTGGATGAAATCGCCCGGGTCCTCAAACCGGGCGGCAAACTGGGTTTGATCTGGAACCTGCGCGACACCCGGGTCGACTGGGTGCCCAAACTGGACGCCATCGTCAATGCGCTGGAAGGTGACACTCCGCGCTTCTACACCGGCGAATGGCGCAAGGCCTTTCCCCATCCGGCGTTCGGACCGTTGCAGGCTGAGCACTTTCAGCACGGCCACACCGGCTCGCCGGAAGATGTGATTTTCAACCGGGTGCGCTCCACCAGTTTCATTGCCGCGCTGAGCGACCAGCAGCGCACGAAGATCGACGAGCAGATTGCTGAATTGATTGCCGGCGAGCCGCAACTGCGGGGCAGGGACGTGGTGACGGTGCCTTACGAGACGGCGGCCTTCGTCGCCGTGAAGAACGGCTAG
- the sfnG gene encoding dimethylsulfone monooxygenase SfnG, which yields MSQQAVKFAYWVPNVSGGLVVSKIEQRTDWGIDYNRKLAQLAEAAGFEYALTQIRFTAGYGAEFQHESVAFSHALLAATSKLKVIAAILPGPWQPALAAKQLATIDQLTNGRIAVNIVSGWFKGEFQAIGEHWLEHDERYRRSEEFIRSLRGIWSQDNFTFRGDFYRFDNYSLKPKPLGRPEIFQGGSSRAARDMAARVSDWYFTNGNSVEGIKAQVDDIRAKAAANHHSVKIGVNAFVIARDTEEEAKAVLAQIIDQADPEAVNAFGDAAKQAGRASPEGEGNWAKSTFEDLVQYNDGFKTNLIGTPQQIAERIVALKAVGVDLVLAGFLHFQEEVEYFGQRVLPLVRELEAKAQSARTAEVA from the coding sequence ATGAGTCAGCAAGCCGTGAAATTTGCCTACTGGGTGCCGAACGTCAGCGGTGGGCTGGTGGTCAGCAAGATCGAGCAACGGACCGACTGGGGCATCGACTACAACCGCAAACTGGCGCAACTGGCCGAAGCGGCGGGTTTTGAATACGCCCTGACGCAAATCCGCTTCACCGCCGGTTACGGCGCCGAGTTCCAGCATGAGTCGGTTGCCTTCAGCCATGCGCTGCTCGCTGCCACCAGTAAACTCAAAGTCATCGCCGCCATCTTGCCCGGCCCGTGGCAACCGGCGCTGGCGGCGAAACAGTTGGCGACCATCGATCAACTCACCAACGGTCGGATTGCGGTGAACATCGTCAGCGGCTGGTTCAAAGGCGAGTTCCAGGCGATTGGCGAGCATTGGCTGGAGCACGACGAGCGCTATCGTCGTTCGGAAGAATTCATCCGTTCATTGCGGGGGATCTGGAGTCAGGACAATTTCACCTTCCGTGGCGATTTCTATCGCTTCGACAACTACAGCCTCAAGCCGAAACCGCTGGGCCGGCCGGAAATCTTTCAGGGCGGCAGCTCCCGTGCCGCGCGTGACATGGCGGCACGGGTGTCGGATTGGTATTTCACCAACGGCAACAGCGTTGAGGGCATCAAGGCACAGGTCGACGACATTCGCGCCAAAGCGGCAGCGAACCATCATTCAGTAAAAATCGGGGTGAATGCTTTTGTGATCGCCCGAGATACCGAGGAAGAAGCCAAAGCGGTGCTGGCGCAGATCATCGATCAGGCTGACCCGGAAGCGGTGAATGCCTTCGGTGATGCGGCGAAACAGGCGGGCAGGGCGTCGCCGGAGGGCGAGGGCAACTGGGCGAAATCGACCTTTGAAGATCTGGTGCAGTACAACGATGGCTTCAAGACCAATCTGATCGGCACGCCGCAGCAGATTGCCGAGCGCATCGTGGCGTTGAAAGCGGTGGGTGTGGACCTGGTATTGGCGGGGTTCCTGCATTTTCAGGAAGAGGTGGAGTATTTCGGTCAGCGGGTGTTGCCGCTGGTGCGGGAACTGGAAGCCAAAGCTCAATCAGCCCGAACTGCCGAAGTCGCCTGA
- a CDS encoding anti-sigma factor family protein, which translates to MNAPSDEQLVAYLDDELDREQRSQLDSLIADDPLLSLRVQWLSRSNLPFKAAYDELAQQAPLDRLQARLDAAPSPQKPGFSRRWFIGAAAAGVALAGIAADRLFLAWQTQQSHNWRELVGDYMALYVPQTLEHLPTDEASQLAQLRTVDARLGVNLSPAKLKLPGAQFKRAQLLEYDGVPIAQMTWLDATHGPLALCVTRTNSGSQPLAHERRHGMNVVYWTEREHAWMLIGHHPASELEDMAKMFKTRLNV; encoded by the coding sequence ATGAATGCGCCTTCCGACGAGCAACTGGTGGCGTATCTGGACGATGAACTGGACCGCGAACAGCGCAGCCAGCTCGACAGCCTCATCGCCGACGATCCGCTGCTGAGTTTGCGGGTGCAATGGCTGAGCCGCAGCAACCTGCCATTTAAGGCTGCCTACGACGAACTCGCGCAACAGGCGCCTCTTGATCGCTTGCAGGCCCGGCTCGATGCCGCGCCGTCACCGCAGAAGCCAGGTTTCAGCCGACGCTGGTTCATCGGCGCAGCGGCAGCGGGCGTGGCGCTCGCAGGTATCGCGGCGGACCGCTTGTTCCTGGCCTGGCAAACGCAGCAATCGCACAACTGGCGTGAGCTGGTGGGCGATTACATGGCGCTGTATGTGCCACAGACCCTCGAACATCTGCCCACCGATGAAGCTTCGCAACTGGCGCAGTTGCGAACCGTCGATGCGCGGCTGGGCGTAAACCTGTCGCCGGCGAAACTGAAACTGCCCGGCGCACAGTTCAAACGCGCGCAATTGCTCGAGTATGACGGCGTGCCCATCGCCCAGATGACCTGGCTTGACGCCACCCACGGCCCACTGGCGCTGTGCGTCACGCGCACCAACAGCGGCAGCCAGCCGCTGGCCCATGAACGCCGGCACGGGATGAACGTGGTGTACTGGACCGAGCGCGAACACGCCTGGATGCTGATCGGCCATCACCCGGCTTCCGAGCTGGAAGACATGGCGAAAATGTTCAAGACCCGGCTGAACGTTTAA
- a CDS encoding tetratricopeptide repeat protein, with amino-acid sequence MTIRSVMFAAPLLVAAVFATPLAFANGDEEAPVQKPNCPKGQVFDTKTQKCVMQTSHLVPDADRTDYAYRLAKAGRYEEALALLDTLQQPNTAKALNYRGYATRKLGRTDEGIGYYLQSVKLDPQYAQVREYLGEAYVIKGRVDLAQEQLQHIQKICGTTCEEYRDLAEAINDSSKT; translated from the coding sequence ATGACTATCCGTTCCGTTATGTTCGCCGCCCCGTTGCTGGTGGCCGCCGTTTTCGCGACCCCCCTCGCCTTCGCCAATGGCGATGAAGAGGCGCCGGTGCAGAAACCCAACTGCCCGAAAGGCCAGGTGTTCGACACCAAGACCCAGAAGTGTGTGATGCAGACCAGCCATCTGGTGCCCGACGCCGACCGGACCGATTACGCCTACCGTCTGGCCAAGGCCGGTCGTTATGAAGAAGCCCTGGCCCTGCTCGACACGCTGCAACAACCGAATACCGCCAAGGCCCTCAACTATCGCGGTTACGCGACGCGAAAACTGGGGCGCACTGACGAAGGCATCGGCTATTACCTGCAATCGGTGAAACTCGATCCGCAGTACGCGCAGGTCCGCGAATATCTGGGCGAAGCCTATGTGATCAAGGGCCGTGTCGATCTGGCGCAGGAACAGTTGCAGCACATCCAGAAGATTTGCGGCACGACCTGTGAGGAATACCGGGACCTTGCCGAAGCCATCAACGATTCATCGAAAACCTGA
- the pncA gene encoding bifunctional nicotinamidase/pyrazinamidase: MPISPRTALLVIDVQNDFIPGGQLAVPEGDLVVPLINRLAGQFKQVVISQDWHPAGHASFASSHPGRQPYDLIQLPYGEQTLWPDHCIQGSRGAEFHSGLDLPHAQLIIRKGCNPDIDSYSAFLEADRVTTTGLAGYLKERGIDTVYMVGLALDFCVMFSALDARAAGFNTFVVLDACRAIDLNGSLATAIERMQVAGVGLIQSTELL; encoded by the coding sequence ATGCCGATTTCGCCACGCACAGCCCTGCTGGTCATCGACGTGCAGAACGACTTCATTCCCGGCGGCCAGTTGGCCGTGCCCGAAGGTGATCTGGTCGTTCCGCTGATCAACCGGCTCGCCGGGCAGTTCAAACAAGTGGTCATTTCCCAGGACTGGCACCCGGCCGGACATGCTTCGTTTGCCTCCAGCCATCCCGGCCGCCAGCCCTACGACCTGATCCAACTGCCGTATGGCGAGCAGACGCTGTGGCCGGATCACTGCATTCAGGGTTCACGCGGTGCCGAGTTTCATTCGGGACTCGACTTGCCCCACGCACAGTTGATCATCCGCAAGGGTTGCAACCCGGACATCGACAGCTATTCGGCATTTCTGGAAGCGGATCGCGTCACGACCACGGGTCTGGCCGGTTATCTGAAGGAACGCGGCATCGACACGGTGTACATGGTCGGGCTGGCGCTGGATTTCTGCGTGATGTTCTCCGCGCTGGATGCGCGGGCGGCGGGGTTTAACACTTTTGTGGTGCTGGATGCGTGCCGGGCAATCGATTTGAATGGCTCGCTGGCGACGGCGATCGAGCGGATGCAGGTGGCCGGGGTCGGATTGATTCAGTCCACTGAACTGCTTTGA
- a CDS encoding RNA polymerase sigma factor, which yields MARLWRYGLLLSRNRHVAEDLVQATCVRALERSVQYVAGTRMDRWLLSILHSIWLNEVRARRVRQGQGVTDANSQLTFDGEYAAQTHVMAAQVIRRVDALPETQRETVYLAYVEGLSYREVAEILQVPIGTVMSRLATARLKLAEYPPLQAVPNTPAGDRQ from the coding sequence CTGGCGCGCCTGTGGCGCTACGGCTTGCTGCTGTCGCGCAACCGGCATGTGGCCGAGGACCTGGTGCAAGCCACCTGCGTGCGGGCGCTCGAACGTTCGGTCCAGTACGTGGCCGGCACGCGCATGGACCGCTGGCTGCTGAGCATTCTGCATTCGATCTGGCTTAACGAAGTGCGCGCCCGCCGGGTGCGCCAGGGCCAGGGCGTGACAGACGCCAACAGCCAGCTGACGTTCGATGGCGAATACGCCGCGCAGACCCACGTCATGGCGGCACAGGTGATCCGCCGGGTCGATGCGTTGCCGGAAACCCAGCGCGAAACGGTTTATCTCGCTTACGTCGAGGGCCTGTCCTACCGCGAAGTCGCCGAGATCCTGCAAGTGCCGATCGGCACGGTCATGAGTCGACTCGCCACCGCCCGCCTGAAGCTGGCCGAATACCCGCCGCTGCAAGCGGTACCGAATACCCCCGCAGGAGACCGGCAATGA
- a CDS encoding DUF1348 family protein, which produces MSTAAEVRPPLPPFNRESAIEKVRLAEDGWNSRDPQRVSLAYTLDTKWRNRAEFANNREEAKAFLTRKWAKELDYRLIKELWAYSDTRIAVRYAYEWHDDSGNWFRSYGNENWEFDDNGLMFQRYACINDMPIKESERKFHWPLGRRPDDHPGLSELGL; this is translated from the coding sequence ATGTCTACTGCAGCCGAAGTTCGTCCGCCATTGCCACCGTTCAACCGTGAATCGGCCATTGAAAAAGTTCGTCTGGCCGAGGATGGCTGGAACTCCCGCGACCCGCAGCGCGTGTCGCTGGCCTATACCCTGGACACCAAATGGCGCAACCGCGCCGAATTCGCCAACAACCGCGAAGAGGCCAAGGCCTTCCTGACCCGCAAATGGGCCAAGGAACTGGATTACCGCCTGATCAAGGAACTCTGGGCCTACTCCGACACCCGCATCGCCGTGCGCTACGCCTACGAATGGCACGACGACTCCGGCAACTGGTTCCGCTCCTACGGCAACGAGAACTGGGAGTTCGATGACAACGGCCTGATGTTCCAGCGTTACGCCTGCATCAACGACATGCCGATCAAGGAAAGCGAACGCAAGTTCCACTGGCCGCTGGGCCGCCGCCCGGATGATCATCCGGGGTTGTCTGAACTGGGTCTGTAA
- a CDS encoding TSUP family transporter, with the protein MPFELSVDLTTLAVLALVAFIAGFIDAIAGGGGLLTTPALLTAGLPPHLVLGTNKLSSTFGSATASFTFYRRKLFHPKQWMHAIVGTLVGALTGAIVAHYLPAEWLNKMLPVIVFACGLYLLFGGTPKAPLDSDAPIKKKWQSTQGFSLGFYDGVAGPGTGAFWTVSSLLLYPIDLVKASGVARSMNFVSNIAALSVFVFSGQVDWIIGLSMGLSVMVGAFFGARTAISGGAKFIRPVFITVVLGLTVRLAWQHWFSVA; encoded by the coding sequence ATGCCTTTCGAACTCAGCGTTGACCTCACCACCCTGGCCGTTCTGGCCCTTGTCGCTTTCATTGCCGGATTCATCGATGCCATCGCCGGCGGTGGCGGTCTGTTGACCACGCCTGCGTTGCTCACCGCCGGCCTGCCGCCGCACTTGGTGCTGGGCACCAACAAGCTGAGTTCGACCTTTGGTTCGGCCACCGCCAGCTTCACCTTCTATCGACGCAAACTGTTTCATCCCAAGCAGTGGATGCATGCCATCGTCGGCACGCTGGTCGGCGCACTGACCGGCGCGATCGTCGCGCACTATCTGCCAGCCGAGTGGCTGAACAAGATGCTGCCGGTGATCGTCTTCGCCTGCGGCCTGTACCTGTTGTTTGGCGGCACGCCGAAAGCGCCGCTGGACAGCGACGCACCGATCAAGAAGAAGTGGCAATCGACCCAGGGCTTCAGCCTTGGTTTCTACGACGGCGTGGCCGGCCCCGGCACGGGCGCGTTCTGGACCGTCAGCAGTCTGCTGCTCTACCCGATCGATCTGGTCAAGGCCAGCGGCGTAGCGCGCAGCATGAACTTCGTCAGCAACATTGCAGCACTGTCGGTATTCGTGTTTTCCGGGCAGGTGGACTGGATCATCGGCCTGAGCATGGGCCTGTCGGTGATGGTCGGCGCGTTCTTCGGGGCGCGCACCGCGATCAGCGGCGGCGCCAAGTTCATTCGTCCGGTGTTCATCACCGTGGTGCTGGGGTTGACCGTGCGTCTAGCCTGGCAGCACTGGTTCAGCGTGGCCTAA
- the nudC gene encoding NAD(+) diphosphatase, whose protein sequence is MTSRWTTAVLDTDQPGGWAVARSPEGFLFDDNGALFPREWLKRQDLSILAEHGIGHLDGEPVYLLELRSTSEVPGCNWKGLRAFMLDGDHTIYKVLGYAAQIGTWAREHRFCGNCGQAMTQVPRERAMYCQPCDLRSYPRISPSMIVLVTRGDEVLLARSPRFVTGVYSTLAGFAEPGESAEDCLIREVREEVQIEVKNIQYMGSQCWPFPHSMMLGFHAEYAGGEIVCQEDEIEDAQWFNVHDLPPLPASKSIARYLIDVYVARRLGHAEPVLPG, encoded by the coding sequence ATGACATCTCGCTGGACCACTGCAGTACTGGACACCGATCAACCCGGCGGCTGGGCCGTGGCGCGCAGCCCCGAGGGTTTCCTGTTCGATGACAACGGCGCGCTGTTCCCCCGGGAATGGCTCAAGCGTCAGGACTTGTCGATCCTTGCCGAGCACGGTATCGGTCATCTCGATGGCGAGCCGGTGTATCTGCTGGAACTGCGCAGCACCAGCGAGGTGCCGGGTTGCAACTGGAAAGGCCTGCGGGCGTTCATGCTCGACGGCGATCACACGATCTACAAAGTGCTGGGCTACGCCGCACAGATTGGCACTTGGGCGCGCGAACACCGTTTCTGTGGCAATTGCGGTCAGGCCATGACCCAGGTGCCACGGGAGCGGGCGATGTATTGCCAGCCCTGCGATCTGCGCAGTTATCCGCGGATTTCGCCGAGCATGATCGTGCTGGTGACCCGGGGCGATGAAGTGCTGCTGGCGCGCTCACCGCGTTTCGTCACCGGGGTCTACAGCACGCTGGCCGGGTTTGCCGAACCGGGTGAATCGGCCGAGGATTGCCTGATTCGCGAAGTGCGCGAGGAAGTGCAGATCGAGGTGAAGAACATTCAGTACATGGGCAGCCAGTGCTGGCCGTTTCCGCACTCGATGATGCTCGGCTTCCATGCCGAATACGCCGGTGGCGAGATTGTCTGTCAGGAAGACGAGATCGAAGACGCCCAGTGGTTCAACGTGCATGATCTGCCGCCGTTGCCGGCGTCCAAATCGATTGCCCGTTACCTGATCGACGTCTACGTGGCGCGGCGCTTAGGCCACGCTGAACCAGTGCTGCCAGGCTAG
- a CDS encoding crotonase/enoyl-CoA hydratase family protein has product MTQYTAFSVELADNIAHVQINRPEKINSMNAAFWSEIVEVFQWIDDTDEVRVVVLSGAGKHFSSGIDLMMLAGVANELGKDVGRNARLLRKKILTLQASFNAVDNCRKPVLAAIQGYCLGGAIDLIAACDMRYAAEDAQFSIKEIDIGMAADVGTLQRLPRIIGDGMLRELAYTGRTFGAEEARSIGLVNRVYSDKDGLIEGVMDIAREIAGKSPIAVTGTKEMISYMRDHRIDDGLEYVATWNAAMLQSNDLRVAMAAHMSKQKPEFLD; this is encoded by the coding sequence ATGACTCAATACACCGCCTTCAGCGTCGAACTGGCCGACAACATCGCCCATGTGCAGATCAATCGTCCGGAAAAGATCAACTCGATGAACGCCGCGTTCTGGAGTGAAATCGTCGAGGTGTTCCAGTGGATCGACGACACCGACGAAGTGCGGGTGGTGGTGCTCAGTGGCGCCGGCAAGCACTTTTCCTCGGGCATCGACCTGATGATGCTGGCCGGCGTGGCCAATGAACTGGGCAAGGACGTCGGCCGCAATGCGCGCCTGTTGCGCAAAAAGATCCTGACCCTGCAAGCCTCGTTCAATGCCGTGGACAATTGTCGCAAACCGGTACTCGCAGCGATCCAGGGTTACTGCCTGGGCGGCGCGATCGACCTGATTGCCGCCTGCGACATGCGCTACGCCGCCGAAGACGCGCAATTCTCGATCAAGGAAATCGACATCGGCATGGCGGCGGACGTCGGCACCCTGCAACGGTTGCCACGGATCATCGGTGACGGCATGCTGCGTGAGCTGGCATACACCGGTCGCACCTTTGGCGCCGAAGAGGCGCGCAGCATCGGTCTGGTCAATCGCGTCTACAGCGACAAGGACGGCCTGATCGAAGGCGTGATGGACATTGCCCGGGAAATTGCCGGCAAGTCGCCGATCGCGGTCACCGGCACCAAGGAAATGATCAGCTACATGCGCGACCATCGCATTGACGATGGTCTGGAGTACGTTGCCACCTGGAACGCCGCCATGCTGCAATCCAACGATTTGCGCGTGGCCATGGCCGCCCATATGAGCAAACAGAAACCCGAATTTCTGGATTGA
- a CDS encoding ATP-binding protein, giving the protein MFRILFRLYLVTIVSYSAAIYLVPDLVVMAFKQRFVTYNLDYSRGLQSLITKQFRAVPQDQWPALAASMDKDFQPLHIVLARIDDPDFTAIEQERLRRGENMVRVGDWGWRTLAVTPLNDEMAVQMVVPPDPMDVNLLYWSINVLIGASLLACLLLWFRPHWRDLERLKGTAERFGKGHLSERTQIGVSSNIGSLAHVFDTMAGDIENLLNQQRDLLNAVSHELRTPLTRLDFGLALALSDDLPQASRERLQGLVAHIRELDELVLELLSYSRLQNPAKLPEQVEVSLDEFIDSILGSVDEELESPEIVIDVLLHNQLERFSLDPRLTARAIQNLLRNAMRYCEKRIQIGVQVCPKGCEIWVDDDGIGIPEDERERIFEPFYRLDRSRDRATGGFGLGLAISRRALEAQGGTLTVEGSPLGGARFMLWLPTPT; this is encoded by the coding sequence ATGTTCAGAATCCTGTTTCGCCTCTATCTGGTGACGATCGTTTCCTACAGCGCGGCGATCTATCTGGTGCCGGATCTGGTGGTGATGGCGTTCAAGCAGCGATTCGTCACCTACAACCTCGACTATTCCCGTGGCCTGCAGTCGCTGATCACCAAGCAGTTTCGCGCGGTGCCGCAGGATCAGTGGCCGGCACTCGCGGCGTCGATGGACAAGGATTTTCAGCCGCTGCACATCGTCCTTGCCCGTATTGATGACCCGGACTTCACCGCCATCGAGCAGGAACGTCTGCGGCGCGGCGAGAACATGGTGCGGGTGGGCGACTGGGGCTGGCGCACGCTGGCGGTCACGCCGCTGAACGACGAAATGGCGGTGCAGATGGTGGTGCCGCCGGACCCGATGGACGTGAATCTGTTGTACTGGAGCATCAACGTACTGATCGGCGCGAGCCTGCTGGCGTGCCTGTTGCTGTGGTTTCGCCCGCACTGGCGCGATCTGGAACGCCTCAAGGGCACGGCCGAACGCTTCGGCAAGGGCCATTTGAGCGAGCGCACGCAAATCGGCGTGAGTTCCAACATTGGCAGTCTGGCCCACGTGTTCGACACCATGGCCGGCGACATCGAAAACCTGCTCAACCAGCAACGGGATCTGCTCAACGCCGTGTCCCACGAACTGCGCACGCCGCTGACCCGCCTGGACTTCGGCCTGGCACTGGCGCTGTCCGATGACTTGCCGCAGGCCAGCCGCGAACGCCTGCAAGGGCTGGTCGCGCACATTCGCGAACTGGATGAATTGGTGCTGGAGTTGCTGTCCTACAGCCGCCTGCAGAATCCGGCGAAGTTGCCGGAGCAGGTCGAAGTGTCGCTGGACGAGTTCATCGACAGCATTCTGGGCAGCGTCGACGAGGAGCTGGAATCCCCGGAAATAGTCATTGATGTGCTGCTGCACAATCAGCTGGAACGCTTCTCCCTCGACCCGCGCCTGACGGCCCGCGCGATTCAGAACCTGCTGCGCAACGCCATGCGCTATTGCGAAAAACGCATTCAGATCGGTGTGCAGGTCTGCCCGAAGGGCTGTGAGATCTGGGTGGATGACGACGGGATCGGCATTCCGGAAGACGAGCGGGAGCGGATTTTCGAGCCGTTCTATCGCCTGGATCGCAGTCGCGATCGGGCGACCGGCGGGTTTGGCCTGGGGCTGGCGATCAGCCGTCGGGCGCTGGAAGCGCAGGGCGGGACGTTGACGGTGGAAGGTTCGCCGTTGGGTGGGGCTCGGTTCATGCTCTGGCTGCCAACCCCGACTTGA
- a CDS encoding TetR/AcrR family transcriptional regulator yields MNEITSNDTTRDIILDVTEKLIYKSGIAATGMDLLVKTAGVSRKSIYRYFTNKEELTVAALQRRDVRWMHWYRSAVDQAETPADRLLNLFTVLKGWFASEGFRGCAFINTSGETGDPEDPIRLVAKDHKQKLLDYLCELCTEHGAEDPQLLARQLLILIDGAITVALVMGDHSAADNAQCMARKLLDL; encoded by the coding sequence ATGAACGAAATCACAAGCAACGACACGACCCGAGACATCATTCTGGATGTCACCGAAAAGTTGATCTACAAAAGTGGCATCGCTGCCACCGGCATGGATCTTCTGGTGAAAACCGCCGGCGTTTCCAGAAAGAGTATCTACCGCTACTTCACCAACAAGGAAGAGCTGACCGTCGCCGCCCTGCAACGCCGCGACGTGCGCTGGATGCACTGGTACAGAAGCGCTGTCGATCAGGCCGAAACCCCGGCCGATCGCCTGCTCAACCTGTTTACCGTGCTCAAGGGCTGGTTCGCCTCGGAAGGCTTCCGGGGCTGCGCCTTCATCAACACCAGCGGCGAGACCGGCGATCCCGAGGACCCGATCCGCCTGGTCGCCAAAGACCACAAACAAAAGCTGCTCGACTACCTGTGCGAGCTGTGTACCGAACATGGTGCCGAGGACCCGCAACTGCTGGCCAGACAGTTGCTGATCCTGATTGACGGCGCCATTACCGTAGCGCTTGTGATGGGTGATCACAGTGCCGCCGATAATGCGCAATGCATGGCGCGAAAGTTATTGGACCTGTAA
- the pssA gene encoding CDP-diacylglycerol--serine O-phosphatidyltransferase has translation MPLLFKRSLLPKLRSFPLTAEAVTILPGAADFRRCLLEKIAQATQRIYLVALYLQNDEAGQEILDALHAAKLKRPELEIAVVVDWLRAQRGLIGAGKQPGNSAWYQEMTRTHQSVVPVYGVPVQTRELFGVLHLKGFVIDDCVVYSGASLNNVYLHKFDKYRFDRYHVLQSRELADSMHHLVQHGLIESKAVHRLDLPNLPTTRSLRNDIGDLRSRLKYAAYDTSAGSTAHTGLSVSPLLGVGKNNPLNRVILELIASAQKQLTICTPYFNLPLGGIREINRALARGVKIDIVVGDKTANDFYIPPSEPFKVIAALPYLYEISLRRFAKRHQRNIDSGQLNLHLWREGDNSYHLKGMWIDQRYTLLTGNNLNPRAFRLDLENALLIDDPKGEWLEPRRVELENIFVHTTRIARFQDLEALPDYPAGVAKFLKRVSRVRVERLLYRIL, from the coding sequence ATGCCGTTGCTTTTCAAACGCTCTCTGCTGCCCAAACTGCGCAGCTTTCCGCTGACCGCCGAGGCCGTGACGATCCTGCCCGGCGCCGCCGATTTCCGCCGTTGCCTGCTGGAGAAAATCGCCCAGGCGACCCAGCGCATCTACCTCGTCGCGCTTTATCTGCAAAACGATGAAGCCGGCCAGGAAATCCTCGATGCCTTGCACGCCGCCAAACTCAAGCGTCCCGAGCTTGAAATCGCGGTGGTCGTCGACTGGCTGCGGGCCCAGCGCGGCTTGATCGGCGCCGGCAAACAGCCGGGCAACTCGGCGTGGTATCAGGAAATGACCCGCACCCACCAGAGCGTGGTGCCGGTCTACGGCGTGCCGGTGCAGACCCGCGAGCTGTTCGGCGTGCTGCACCTCAAAGGCTTCGTGATCGACGATTGCGTGGTCTACAGCGGTGCGAGCCTGAACAATGTCTACCTGCACAAGTTCGACAAGTATCGCTTCGACCGTTATCACGTGTTGCAGAGCCGCGAACTGGCGGACTCGATGCACCACCTGGTCCAGCATGGCCTGATCGAATCGAAAGCGGTGCATCGCCTCGATCTGCCGAACCTGCCGACCACCCGCAGCCTGCGCAACGACATTGGCGACCTGCGCAGCCGCCTTAAATATGCGGCCTACGACACCAGCGCCGGCAGCACGGCGCATACCGGCCTGTCGGTGAGTCCGTTGCTGGGTGTGGGCAAGAACAACCCGTTGAACCGGGTGATTCTGGAGCTGATCGCCAGCGCCCAGAAGCAACTGACCATCTGCACGCCGTACTTCAACCTGCCGCTGGGGGGCATCCGCGAGATCAACCGGGCGCTGGCGCGCGGCGTGAAGATCGACATCGTGGTCGGCGACAAGACCGCCAACGACTTCTACATTCCGCCGAGCGAGCCGTTCAAGGTGATCGCCGCGCTGCCGTATCTCTACGAGATCAGCCTGCGCCGTTTCGCCAAGCGGCATCAGCGCAACATCGACAGCGGCCAGTTGAACCTGCACCTGTGGCGTGAGGGCGACAACAGCTATCACCTCAAGGGCATGTGGATCGACCAGCGCTACACGCTGCTGACCGGCAACAACCTCAACCCGCGGGCGTTCCGCCTTGATCTGGAAAACGCCTTGCTGATCGATGATCCGAAAGGCGAGTGGCTGGAACCGCGCCGCGTGGAGCTGGAGAACATTTTCGTTCACACCACGCGGATTGCGCGTTTCCAGGATCTGGAAGCCTTGCCGGATTACCCGGCGGGCGTGGCCAAGTTCCTCAAGCGTGTGAGCCGGGTGCGGGTCGAGCGGTTGCTCTATCGCATCCTCTGA